Proteins from one Malaya genurostris strain Urasoe2022 chromosome 2, Malgen_1.1, whole genome shotgun sequence genomic window:
- the LOC131431268 gene encoding charged multivesicular body protein 2a: MDWLFGKKMSPDEMMRKNQRALNKAMRDLDREKMKMEQQEKKIIADIKKLAKENQMDAVKIMAKDLVRTRRYVRKFMLMKANIQAVSLKIQTLKSQNAMGEAMKGVTKAMTNMNRQLNLPQIQKILHEFEKQSEIMDMKEEMINDAMDDAMEDEGDEEETDAIVSQVLDELGLQLNDQLSGLPQASGSLAISAGMKAPQAAAVGAGGAVSGPGANSPVSDADADLQARLDNLRRE, translated from the exons ATGGACTGGCTCTTTGGTAAGAAAATGTCCCCGGACGAAATGATGCGGAAGAACCAGCGTGCACTGAATAAAGCGATGAGAGATCTGGATCGGGAAAAGATGAAAATGGAGCAGCAGGAGAAAAAAATCATTGCCGATATTAAGAAGTTAGCGAAGGAAAATCAAATGGACGCGGTCAAAATAATGGCCAAAGATCTAGTGCGGACGCGGCGTTACGTTCGAAAGTTTATGCTGATGAAGGCCAACATCCAGGCGGTCTCGTTAAAGATTCAGACACTGAAATCACAGAATGCCATGGGAGAAGCGATGAAGGGTGTTACAAAGGCTATGACCAACATGAATCGACAGCTAAATTTGCCTCAGATACAGAAAATTTTACACGAGTTTGAGAAGCAATCAGAAATTATGGATATGAAGGAAGAAATGATTAACGACGCAATGGATGATGCAATGGAAGACGAGGGTGACGAAGAAGAAACTGATGCCATTGTGTCACAGGTTCTAGATGAATTGGGCTTGCAGTTGAATGATCAACTGTCCGGATTACCACAG GCCTCGGGCTCACTGGCGATATCAGCAGGAATGAAGGCCCCACAAGCGGCTGCTGTTGGCGCAGGTGGAGCAGTGAGTGGTCCTGGAGCCAATTCACCAGTTTCAGATGCCGATGCCGACTTACAGGCTCGTTTGGACAATCTACGGCGGGAGTAG